Proteins from a single region of Sinorhizobium meliloti:
- a CDS encoding tyrosine-type recombinase/integrase, which yields MLSQDLSRYVELQRTVGFKFRVQHTLLRSFVTFAERHGDRHIEVTRVLEWATLAPSPQQRRNRLVTVRRFALVLAAEDLRHQIPSAEALGRNLLKRRIPHIYTRNEITALLQAAAQLKPSATIRPLMYETLFGLPAATGMRISEALALRFEDVTADGLVIRQTKFQKSRLLPLHDTTRDALDKYLLARRRLGTLNSMLFVSAPGAPPAYSTVIAVFLRLARSLGVRGEPGQTGPRIHDLRHTFAVRSLEQCQHDHHAVGRHIVALSTYLGHAHVTDTYWYLQATPILLRQIAAAGEALHQGAVT from the coding sequence ATGCTGAGCCAGGATCTCTCGCGATATGTGGAACTCCAGCGCACGGTGGGCTTCAAGTTCCGCGTCCAGCACACGCTTTTGAGGAGCTTCGTCACCTTCGCCGAGAGGCATGGCGATCGGCACATTGAAGTCACTCGTGTACTTGAATGGGCGACGCTTGCGCCATCCCCACAGCAGCGCCGCAACCGGCTGGTGACGGTCCGCCGCTTTGCGTTGGTGCTAGCAGCCGAGGACCTGCGCCATCAGATTCCTTCCGCCGAAGCCCTGGGGCGCAACCTGCTCAAGCGGCGGATCCCGCACATCTATACCCGAAATGAGATCACCGCGTTGTTGCAGGCGGCCGCACAATTGAAGCCGTCAGCCACGATCCGGCCGCTGATGTACGAGACCCTGTTCGGATTGCCGGCCGCCACCGGAATGCGCATTTCCGAAGCCCTCGCGCTTCGATTTGAGGACGTGACCGCCGATGGGTTGGTTATCCGACAAACCAAGTTCCAGAAGAGCCGCTTGCTGCCGCTCCACGACACGACGCGGGACGCCCTGGACAAGTATTTGTTGGCGCGTCGTCGGCTCGGAACCTTGAACAGCATGCTGTTCGTTTCCGCTCCGGGCGCGCCGCCGGCCTACAGTACCGTGATTGCTGTCTTCCTCCGCCTCGCACGATCGCTCGGTGTGCGGGGAGAGCCCGGGCAAACGGGCCCCCGCATTCACGATCTGCGGCACACATTCGCCGTGCGCTCCCTCGAGCAATGCCAGCACGATCACCATGCCGTCGGCCGCCATATCGTCGCCCTCAGCACCTACCTCGGCCATGCCCACGTCACTGACACCTACTGGTATCTGCAGGCAACGCCGATACTGTTGAGGCAGATCGCAGCGGCTGGCGAGGCCTTGCATCAAGGAGCCGTCACATGA
- a CDS encoding tyrosine-type recombinase/integrase, translating into MPWQPASRSSVGKYVNRARWFIGFLVEYGAVTPSTDELPGVDLHEVQIVAFQTWLRRHRGISERTVRRHGRMVMRLLAGLGPDPKLYDARLVRQVILDEAQRSSRANLKTMTMALRGYLKYLATQGLCQRLDQAIPTVPQWRLSALPLYISTADVDRVVASCDVTTPIGIRDHAVLLLLARLGLRAGDVSSMCLEDIDWREGTLCVRGKGRREIRLPLPQNVGEAIIDYLREARPPAACEQIFLRAVAPHLPLASATVSSIVKLALVRAGIDNAPSRGANLLRRSAATSMLRAGATLDMIGAVLRHRSVDTTAHYAKVDIDMLLQVAQPWPGSASC; encoded by the coding sequence TTGCCCTGGCAGCCGGCAAGCCGATCGTCTGTCGGCAAATATGTCAATCGCGCACGCTGGTTCATTGGTTTCCTGGTGGAATACGGGGCGGTGACGCCGTCGACAGATGAGCTGCCAGGTGTGGACCTTCACGAGGTCCAAATTGTTGCTTTCCAGACTTGGCTGAGACGGCATCGGGGGATATCCGAGCGCACCGTCCGTCGCCACGGTCGTATGGTCATGCGGCTGCTTGCCGGCCTCGGTCCTGATCCAAAACTGTACGATGCCCGTCTTGTTCGGCAGGTGATTCTTGACGAGGCCCAGCGAAGTTCGCGCGCCAACCTCAAGACGATGACGATGGCGTTGCGAGGCTACCTCAAGTATCTGGCTACCCAGGGCTTGTGCCAACGGCTTGATCAGGCCATACCGACGGTCCCGCAATGGCGGTTATCGGCCTTGCCGCTCTACATCTCCACCGCCGACGTTGATCGGGTGGTTGCGTCGTGCGACGTCACGACACCGATCGGCATCCGCGATCACGCGGTTCTGCTGCTGCTCGCACGTCTCGGCCTGCGCGCCGGCGACGTTTCGAGCATGTGCCTTGAAGACATCGATTGGCGAGAGGGCACTTTATGTGTGCGCGGCAAGGGCCGCCGCGAGATCCGGCTTCCGCTGCCCCAAAACGTCGGTGAAGCGATTATCGACTATCTACGCGAGGCCCGTCCGCCCGCCGCCTGCGAGCAGATCTTCCTGCGGGCTGTCGCGCCGCATCTGCCGTTAGCGAGCGCGACTGTCTCTAGCATCGTCAAGCTTGCGCTTGTAAGGGCGGGTATCGACAACGCTCCCTCCCGAGGCGCCAATCTCCTGCGGCGCTCCGCGGCGACCAGCATGCTTCGGGCCGGCGCCACGCTGGATATGATCGGGGCCGTGCTTCGCCATCGATCGGTCGACACGACTGCCCACTATGCGAAGGTGGACATCGACATGCTGCTCCAGGTCGCCCAGCCTTGGCCGGGGAGTGCGTCATGCTGA
- a CDS encoding CapA family protein: protein MEEYSHEHPTHGDGYDTVGSIDTNVADGFTMVAVGDLILSRPLTEGNHPGFDEIVQILRDADATFGNMETLIFDIRSFDGSPQAEHGGAYHISVPELGPDLKAMGFNLMSRANNHTLDWGIEGMRETSRILDESGIVHAGAGENLAQAGAARFLETARGRVALVSFGTTFGPMFRACDPAGEAPGRPGLNPLRLTESIVVPPEILKNLRQLRATLPGTRSDDNDPARVVVAGAIFKAGDEAGYSYEPSPSDVAEILRNVRRGKQFSDFCVVTNHGHEPNWTHQVSQHPPDYEQSLAHKLIDAGADAYVGHGPHLIRGIEIYKGRPILYGLGNFFYDDLRTPVGADMFEAYGKDPRRDTDAEVTVDEEAKGYPTVDGFVGALSQTIFYESIITVSRFEQNQLVQLRLYPIELGYSKRFANRGVPRLVTGPQARAILERLQKLSAPFATRIVIDDDIGTITLERGSSS from the coding sequence ATGGAAGAATATTCACACGAGCACCCGACCCACGGTGACGGCTACGACACGGTGGGTTCGATTGATACGAACGTTGCTGACGGCTTCACGATGGTGGCAGTGGGCGACCTCATCTTGTCTCGGCCGCTGACTGAAGGCAACCATCCGGGTTTTGATGAGATCGTCCAAATCCTTCGCGACGCCGATGCCACGTTCGGCAACATGGAAACTCTAATCTTCGACATTCGCTCATTCGACGGAAGCCCGCAGGCGGAGCACGGGGGTGCGTATCACATCAGCGTTCCGGAGCTTGGACCTGATCTGAAGGCTATGGGGTTCAACCTTATGAGCCGCGCAAACAATCATACGCTTGATTGGGGCATTGAAGGCATGCGCGAGACGAGCCGCATATTGGATGAGAGTGGGATCGTCCATGCAGGTGCAGGCGAAAACCTTGCGCAAGCCGGCGCCGCTCGCTTTTTGGAGACTGCACGTGGTCGAGTCGCGTTGGTGTCGTTCGGCACGACATTTGGGCCGATGTTTCGTGCATGTGACCCTGCCGGAGAGGCTCCAGGCAGGCCAGGACTGAACCCGCTCCGTTTGACAGAGAGCATCGTCGTCCCTCCGGAAATTCTGAAAAATTTACGGCAGCTGCGCGCGACGCTGCCTGGTACTAGATCAGACGATAACGATCCGGCCCGCGTCGTAGTCGCAGGAGCGATTTTCAAAGCGGGTGACGAAGCTGGCTACAGCTACGAGCCTAGCCCGAGTGACGTCGCTGAAATCTTGCGAAATGTTCGTCGGGGCAAACAGTTTTCCGATTTCTGCGTTGTCACCAATCACGGGCACGAGCCTAACTGGACTCATCAGGTTAGCCAACATCCACCGGATTATGAGCAATCCTTGGCGCATAAGCTCATCGACGCGGGAGCAGACGCTTATGTCGGGCACGGTCCACACCTAATTCGTGGGATCGAGATCTATAAGGGCCGACCGATCCTCTATGGCTTGGGGAATTTTTTCTACGACGATCTGCGAACTCCGGTCGGGGCGGATATGTTCGAGGCGTACGGCAAGGACCCGCGGCGAGACACTGATGCCGAGGTGACGGTCGACGAAGAAGCCAAGGGTTATCCTACCGTCGATGGCTTTGTGGGCGCCCTCTCTCAGACAATTTTTTACGAGAGCATCATTACGGTAAGCCGTTTTGAGCAGAATCAACTGGTCCAGTTGCGACTGTACCCGATCGAATTGGGCTATTCAAAGAGGTTCGCAAACCGCGGCGTACCACGGCTCGTAACCGGGCCGCAAGCGAGGGCCATTCTCGAACGTCTTCAGAAGCTCTCTGCACCCTTCGCGACTCGAATTGTCATTGATGATGACATTGGTACAATAACCCTGGAGCGTGGTTCGTCGTCTTGA
- a CDS encoding transposase: MSCGTDGADIWQSSLRQRNPLHRRCTMKSLSQRRPFRHNASCCASFQMLAAVAIQTTFYHPSKRSTPTTIPNHPEDEAPSRIPHLEPMIEAVVERLEGAPGQLRRRWSDELKAQAVAEALEPGASVSAIAHRIGFIPLSSSPGVVTLGPMPPRSVRLAQGARCARLPRWSRFSLVTLSCAPAQTSTRCTCSG, from the coding sequence ATGAGTTGCGGGACGGACGGCGCGGATATCTGGCAGAGTTCCTTGCGCCAGCGAAACCCGCTTCATCGACGATGCACAATGAAGTCTCTTTCACAGAGACGTCCATTCCGACATAATGCTTCATGCTGCGCTTCCTTTCAGATGCTTGCGGCTGTTGCGATACAGACCACGTTTTATCACCCCTCGAAGCGCAGCACCCCGACTACAATCCCAAATCACCCTGAAGATGAGGCGCCAAGCCGAATACCCCATCTAGAACCTATGATCGAAGCGGTCGTCGAGCGACTTGAGGGTGCTCCAGGGCAATTGCGCCGGCGCTGGTCGGATGAGCTCAAGGCGCAGGCGGTGGCAGAGGCACTGGAGCCCGGCGCAAGCGTCTCGGCGATCGCCCATCGGATCGGCTTCATCCCTCTCAGCTCTTCGCCTGGCGTCGTAACGCTCGGACCGATGCCTCCCCGCAGCGTTCGGCTGGCGCAGGGGGCTCGGTGCGCGCGGCTGCCGCGGTGGTCGAGATTTTCATTGGTGACATTGTCGTGCGCGCCGGCGCAGACGTCGACGAGGTGCACTTGCAGCGGGTGA
- a CDS encoding ABC transporter substrate-binding protein: MTISRRDLFKAGFAVGAALSIPSIPRAQTATAAARTARMVKSSDLRVFDPILTATNITADHGAAIYDTLFSLDSKFMPQPQMVSNWSVSNDKKAYTFELREGLGWHDGTPVTAADCVASIRRWGHVHPGGQLIMALASDISERDDKTFTISLKEPLGLLIDLLADLTPPCLFMMREKDANRPATEQVTANIGSGPFKFNEALVKPGASITFDRNEKYVPRKEPSDGLAGGKVVHVDRVIWDVIPDQQTAMAALQAGEVDYFETPPVELYSLVESDPDLGLQVLDKPGWDVVLRMNCLQPPFNNVKARQAMLHLIDQEAFMRVMYADPKYINTVTSIFGKDTPVSNDENTGWYKKGGDPEKARQLFKEAAYAGEKVVILDPTDWREADNASQLLAAALRKIGVNAELAPMDWGGVSTRRAKKDSVENGGWSLFITSESNYSFGNPLATPLLLANGDDAWYGWPKNDEYEALRADWANVSTLQERKELARRMQSIWWDFVGDVRLGKYVSPIAHRKTLTGLIGMPQIVPMWNMQKVTA, translated from the coding sequence ATGACAATCTCTCGACGTGACCTCTTCAAGGCGGGCTTTGCTGTCGGAGCCGCTTTATCGATCCCTTCAATCCCGCGGGCACAGACGGCCACCGCCGCCGCGCGGACGGCGCGAATGGTGAAGTCGTCCGACCTGAGGGTATTCGATCCGATATTGACAGCGACGAACATCACTGCCGATCACGGTGCTGCGATTTACGACACGCTGTTCTCGCTCGACTCGAAGTTCATGCCGCAGCCGCAGATGGTCAGCAATTGGAGCGTTTCCAACGACAAGAAGGCTTATACGTTCGAGCTGCGGGAGGGCCTGGGCTGGCATGACGGCACTCCCGTCACCGCGGCGGACTGTGTCGCCTCAATCCGTCGCTGGGGCCATGTGCATCCCGGCGGACAATTGATCATGGCGCTCGCCAGCGACATTTCGGAAAGGGATGACAAAACCTTCACGATCTCGCTCAAGGAGCCGCTTGGTCTTCTGATCGATCTCTTGGCGGACCTGACGCCCCCCTGTCTCTTCATGATGCGCGAGAAGGACGCGAATCGCCCGGCAACCGAGCAGGTGACCGCGAATATCGGATCGGGACCGTTCAAGTTCAACGAAGCTCTTGTCAAGCCTGGCGCGAGCATCACCTTTGATCGCAATGAAAAATATGTACCCCGAAAGGAGCCTTCCGACGGATTGGCCGGCGGCAAGGTCGTCCATGTCGACCGCGTCATCTGGGATGTTATTCCCGACCAGCAGACGGCAATGGCGGCCTTGCAAGCGGGTGAGGTCGATTATTTTGAGACGCCGCCCGTTGAGCTCTACTCATTGGTCGAGAGCGATCCCGATCTTGGACTTCAGGTGCTGGACAAGCCTGGCTGGGACGTGGTCCTGCGCATGAACTGTCTGCAGCCGCCGTTCAACAACGTCAAGGCGCGCCAGGCGATGCTTCACCTGATTGATCAGGAGGCGTTCATGCGCGTCATGTACGCAGACCCAAAGTACATCAACACCGTCACCTCTATATTCGGCAAGGATACGCCCGTTTCCAATGACGAGAACACGGGATGGTATAAGAAGGGCGGCGATCCGGAAAAGGCCAGGCAGCTCTTCAAGGAGGCCGCGTATGCCGGCGAAAAGGTTGTCATCCTCGATCCGACGGATTGGCGCGAAGCCGACAATGCCTCGCAGCTCTTGGCGGCCGCGCTGCGCAAGATCGGGGTCAATGCCGAGCTTGCGCCGATGGACTGGGGTGGCGTCAGCACGCGCCGGGCGAAAAAGGACTCAGTTGAAAACGGCGGCTGGAGCTTGTTCATCACGTCGGAATCCAATTATTCCTTCGGCAATCCCCTCGCCACCCCCCTTCTCCTCGCGAATGGTGACGACGCCTGGTACGGCTGGCCGAAGAACGACGAATATGAGGCGCTGCGGGCGGACTGGGCAAATGTCTCAACACTGCAGGAGCGCAAGGAGCTGGCCCGCAGGATGCAAAGTATCTGGTGGGACTTCGTCGGCGATGTGAGGTTGGGAAAATATGTCTCACCGATAGCGCACCGCAAGACGCTCACTGGTCTCATCGGCATGCCGCAGATCGTCCCGATGTGGAACATGCAGAAGGTCACGGCGTAA
- a CDS encoding ABC transporter permease, which translates to MGAYILGRMGSAIVVMVMVGIFVFLLLRLAPGDPAAMIAGRSATEEMIAGIREQLGLNDPLPVQFIQWVRAMLGGDFGTSIFAGRPVLELLSQRLEPTLSLTILTTIVAVTVGVSFGVLAAWQTGGFVDRLLAVFSALGYSVPVFVIGYFLIYFFAIRTHWLPVQGYKPIGSGLGLWFVHLILPTVALGLGFIAFIARVTRASMLEVLSEDYMRTAAAKGASSYAMLVHHALKNAGVPILTVIGISFAYMIGGVVLTETVFNIPGIGRLVVDAINNRDYPIIQSVLVLTSGLYVLINLTVDLAYTLIDPRIRY; encoded by the coding sequence ATGGGTGCGTACATTCTTGGCCGGATGGGTTCGGCCATCGTCGTCATGGTAATGGTGGGGATTTTCGTCTTCCTGCTTCTCAGGCTGGCGCCTGGCGATCCGGCGGCCATGATCGCTGGCAGGTCAGCGACGGAGGAGATGATCGCCGGCATCCGCGAGCAACTCGGATTGAACGATCCCTTGCCGGTCCAGTTCATACAGTGGGTGCGCGCCATGCTCGGCGGCGATTTCGGCACTTCGATTTTTGCCGGACGACCTGTTCTCGAACTGCTGTCGCAGCGACTTGAGCCGACCCTTTCCCTGACGATCCTGACGACGATTGTTGCAGTGACCGTCGGGGTCTCGTTCGGCGTCCTAGCCGCGTGGCAAACAGGCGGTTTCGTTGACCGCTTGCTCGCGGTCTTTTCTGCACTCGGGTATTCGGTTCCGGTCTTTGTCATTGGCTATTTCCTGATCTATTTTTTCGCCATACGAACGCACTGGTTGCCGGTCCAGGGATATAAGCCGATCGGAAGTGGCCTTGGCCTTTGGTTTGTGCACCTGATCCTGCCCACCGTGGCCCTGGGACTAGGCTTCATTGCCTTCATCGCACGGGTCACACGCGCCAGCATGCTCGAGGTTCTGTCGGAGGACTACATGCGAACGGCCGCTGCCAAGGGGGCATCGTCCTATGCCATGCTTGTCCACCATGCTTTGAAGAATGCCGGCGTGCCCATCCTGACTGTGATCGGCATTAGCTTTGCCTATATGATTGGAGGGGTTGTGCTTACGGAAACGGTGTTCAATATACCCGGCATCGGTCGGCTGGTCGTCGATGCGATCAACAACCGAGACTATCCCATTATCCAGAGCGTGCTCGTTCTGACATCAGGTCTGTACGTCCTCATCAATCTCACGGTCGATCTCGCCTATACGCTGATCGACCCGCGCATTCGGTACTGA
- a CDS encoding ABC transporter permease — protein sequence MTLLATVEIKSTAPLGLVSFARRHPLVLIGSGLLVLLIGVALAAPFYAGDPGNMNPFKRLQRPSAEMWFGSDNLGRDVFARTIFGARISLLVGLLSAACAALVGLLIGVLAGYNRTFDSVLMRVMDGLMSIPTILLAIALISLTGPGVGILIVAIAIPETPAVARLVRSTVLSVRERPYVEAALCGGARLSKVLWRHILPSTIPALMVQSATVCASAIMTEAALSFLGVGVPPEIPSWGNMIASSRLYLAIAPLTIFAPGICLAVTVLAVNMLGDGLRDMFDPRVKRRR from the coding sequence ATGACCCTCCTCGCAACAGTTGAAATCAAGTCGACGGCCCCGCTGGGACTTGTCAGTTTTGCAAGGCGGCATCCACTGGTCCTGATCGGCAGTGGGCTGTTGGTGCTGTTGATCGGTGTGGCGCTCGCGGCCCCGTTTTACGCCGGCGATCCGGGAAACATGAATCCGTTCAAGCGCCTCCAGCGGCCTTCGGCCGAGATGTGGTTCGGGAGCGATAATCTGGGTCGCGACGTGTTTGCCCGAACGATCTTCGGCGCACGTATATCGCTATTGGTAGGGTTGCTGTCAGCGGCGTGCGCGGCGTTGGTTGGGCTTCTGATTGGGGTGCTCGCTGGCTACAACCGCACGTTCGACAGCGTCTTGATGCGGGTCATGGACGGCTTGATGTCCATTCCGACAATTTTGCTGGCCATTGCTCTTATTTCGCTGACAGGGCCAGGGGTCGGTATCCTCATCGTGGCGATTGCGATCCCCGAAACGCCGGCGGTCGCACGGTTGGTTCGTTCAACCGTCCTCAGCGTTCGCGAGCGCCCTTATGTGGAGGCCGCACTTTGCGGCGGTGCACGACTGTCAAAGGTGCTGTGGCGGCATATCCTTCCGAGCACCATTCCTGCCCTGATGGTTCAGAGCGCCACTGTTTGCGCCAGCGCGATTATGACGGAGGCGGCGCTTAGTTTCCTCGGCGTGGGTGTGCCACCCGAGATTCCCAGTTGGGGCAACATGATCGCCAGCTCCCGCTTGTATCTCGCTATTGCGCCGTTGACGATTTTCGCCCCGGGCATCTGTCTCGCCGTCACGGTTCTTGCTGTAAACATGCTTGGGGACGGTCTGCGCGATATGTTCGATCCCCGCGTTAAGCGGAGGCGCTGA
- the tnpA gene encoding IS66-like element accessory protein TnpA: MAHAILLTGPERRRRWSLEDRAQILAEAFAPGAVVSEVARRFEVSTGLIYTWRRQALVQQAEPAFVPAKLADPASSDAVELAMAVDFPNGVKVRIGSAAPCDLAAAIMRAIK, from the coding sequence ATGGCACATGCAATTTTGCTGACGGGACCAGAGCGGCGTCGGCGATGGTCGTTGGAAGATCGCGCGCAGATACTGGCGGAGGCTTTCGCGCCAGGCGCGGTGGTTTCCGAAGTCGCACGCCGCTTCGAGGTTTCGACTGGCCTGATCTACACCTGGCGGCGGCAAGCTTTGGTCCAGCAGGCCGAGCCCGCCTTTGTCCCAGCCAAGCTTGCTGACCCTGCCAGCAGTGATGCGGTCGAACTAGCCATGGCGGTGGACTTCCCGAACGGCGTGAAGGTGAGAATTGGTTCCGCAGCGCCCTGCGACCTGGCAGCCGCGATTATGCGGGCGATCAAATGA
- a CDS encoding ABC transporter ATP-binding protein, which produces MLMHNTVAEDTLLDVRELETHFYGEESVTRALGGISFQVKRGETLGVVGESGCGKSVTALSILRLLPKLTARTVGGEVRFQGRDLLELSEREMRKIRGDKIAMIFQDPMTSLNPVYTVGHQIAEAVQIHTGASRSIAMAKAEEMLRFVRIADPERRVNNYPYEMSGGMRQRVMIAMALACSPELLIADEPTTALDVTIQAQILRLIVVLQERMGTAVMFITHDLGVVAETCQRVIVMYAGRIVEQATVTELFARPMHPYTQALMRSVPDRRQGRQLRLPEIPGIVPSLRQPIIGCSFAPRCRFAIDICREKTPVLIDVESGHAAACWRSEEIVGA; this is translated from the coding sequence ATGCTAATGCACAATACGGTGGCAGAAGACACACTTCTCGACGTTCGAGAACTTGAGACGCATTTTTATGGCGAAGAAAGCGTCACTCGCGCCTTGGGAGGCATCAGCTTCCAGGTGAAGAGGGGCGAAACGCTGGGGGTCGTCGGCGAATCGGGATGTGGCAAGAGCGTTACCGCCCTCTCGATCCTTCGCCTACTTCCGAAGCTGACCGCCAGGACTGTCGGCGGCGAGGTCCGCTTTCAAGGCCGCGACCTTCTTGAATTGTCGGAGCGGGAGATGCGAAAAATCCGTGGTGACAAGATCGCCATGATCTTCCAAGACCCAATGACAAGCCTCAACCCGGTCTACACTGTCGGCCACCAAATTGCTGAAGCAGTGCAGATTCATACGGGAGCCTCTCGTTCAATTGCGATGGCTAAGGCCGAAGAAATGCTCCGCTTCGTCCGCATCGCGGACCCTGAGCGTCGCGTCAACAACTATCCCTATGAGATGTCAGGCGGGATGCGGCAACGCGTCATGATAGCGATGGCGCTCGCCTGCTCGCCGGAACTGTTGATCGCAGACGAGCCGACCACTGCGCTCGACGTGACGATCCAGGCCCAGATCCTGCGGCTGATCGTCGTCCTGCAAGAGCGTATGGGAACGGCGGTGATGTTCATCACCCATGATCTGGGCGTTGTGGCCGAGACTTGCCAACGCGTGATTGTGATGTATGCTGGTCGGATCGTCGAGCAAGCGACCGTGACGGAACTGTTCGCGCGTCCGATGCATCCTTACACCCAGGCCCTGATGCGCTCCGTGCCGGACCGCCGGCAGGGGCGGCAGCTCCGTCTTCCGGAGATCCCCGGCATTGTACCTAGCCTGCGCCAACCGATTATCGGGTGCAGCTTTGCGCCGCGATGTCGGTTCGCCATCGACATTTGCCGAGAAAAGACTCCCGTTCTGATCGACGTTGAGTCCGGACACGCCGCGGCTTGCTGGCGCTCAGAGGAGATTGTAGGCGCATGA
- a CDS encoding ABC transporter ATP-binding protein, with product MSNPLLTVENLSKHYPIGAGFLKKPFSVVRAVDDVSFFVEAGETLCIVGESGCGKSTIARLLMRLTDPTGGRVRIEGTDIAGLSKHELRAHRRRMQMVFQDPYSSLNPRLTAGQIITEPVENFERLSRKQRIALAADLLQKVGMAPEMMHRLPSELSGGQRQRLGIARALALRPSLIIADEAVSALDVSVQAQILNLLMDLQQQMGIAFVFISHDLGVVEHIAHRVAVMYLGRIVELAACEVLFAKPVHPYTEALIAAAPVPDPAHIRLEAPVDGEVPSPINPPSGCAFHPRCPLAVERCRVDLPPLMPMADGRAVACHVRAPATGMPNHSAATANSSLHAVEAPSAGRASGVHR from the coding sequence ATGAGCAATCCTTTGCTAACAGTTGAAAATCTTTCCAAGCATTATCCGATTGGTGCGGGGTTCTTGAAGAAGCCATTCTCTGTGGTGCGAGCAGTGGATGATGTGTCTTTTTTCGTCGAGGCCGGTGAGACGCTCTGCATCGTCGGCGAATCCGGTTGCGGCAAATCCACCATCGCACGGCTCTTGATGCGGCTTACCGATCCGACTGGCGGACGCGTCCGGATCGAGGGGACCGATATTGCAGGCCTCAGTAAGCACGAGCTTCGCGCGCATCGACGTCGGATGCAGATGGTGTTTCAGGATCCTTACTCGTCGCTGAACCCGCGCCTCACCGCCGGCCAGATTATCACCGAACCTGTGGAAAATTTCGAGCGTCTTAGCCGCAAGCAGCGCATCGCGCTTGCTGCGGACCTCCTCCAGAAGGTTGGGATGGCGCCTGAAATGATGCATAGGCTTCCGTCCGAGTTGTCGGGTGGCCAGCGCCAACGGCTGGGCATCGCGCGGGCGCTGGCCCTTAGGCCCTCGCTCATTATCGCCGACGAGGCGGTCTCGGCCCTTGATGTCTCTGTGCAGGCACAAATCTTGAACCTGCTCATGGATCTGCAACAGCAGATGGGCATCGCCTTTGTTTTCATCTCGCACGACCTCGGCGTTGTTGAGCATATCGCGCATCGCGTCGCGGTCATGTATCTCGGCCGGATCGTGGAACTGGCCGCATGCGAGGTGCTGTTCGCAAAGCCGGTCCACCCCTACACCGAGGCGCTAATCGCAGCGGCACCTGTGCCGGATCCCGCACACATTCGGCTTGAAGCGCCCGTAGATGGCGAGGTGCCAAGCCCGATCAACCCGCCGAGCGGATGCGCCTTTCATCCGCGCTGTCCACTCGCCGTCGAGCGTTGCCGTGTAGACCTCCCGCCTTTGATGCCGATGGCGGACGGCCGCGCCGTGGCCTGCCATGTCCGCGCTCCGGCTACAGGCATGCCGAACCATTCCGCTGCGACGGCGAATTCTTCGCTACATGCCGTAGAGGCACCGTCAGCCGGTCGAGCATCTGGCGTGCACCGCTGA